In Cynocephalus volans isolate mCynVol1 chromosome 3, mCynVol1.pri, whole genome shotgun sequence, one DNA window encodes the following:
- the PSMG3 gene encoding proteasome assembly chaperone 3 — protein MESKPLVTSKQKTEVVCGVPTQVVCTAFSSHILVVVTQFGKMGTLVSLEPSNVASDISKPVLTTKVLLGQDEPLIHVIAKNLVAFVSQEAGNRAVLLAMAVKDRSMEGVKALKEVIRVCQVW, from the exons ATGGAAAGCAAACCATTAGTGACATCGAAACAGAAAACTGAAGTGGTGTGTGGGGTCCCCACCCAGGTGGTCTGCACAGCCTTCAGCAGTCACATTCTGGTGGTGGTGACCCAGTTCGGGAAGATGGGTACCTTGGTCTCCCTGGAGCCCAGCAACGTGGCCAGCGACATCAGCAAACCTGTGCTCACCACGAAAGTCCTTCTGGGGCAGGATGAG CCTCTCATCCACGTCATTGCAAAGAACCTGGTAGCATTTGTGTCTCAAGAAGCCGGAAACAGAGCAGTCCTCCTAGCCATGGCAGTGAAAGACAGAAGCATGGAGGGGGTGAAGGCCTTGAAGGAGGTGATCCGGGTGTGCCAGGTGTGGTGA